Proteins co-encoded in one Capsicum annuum cultivar UCD-10X-F1 chromosome 9, UCD10Xv1.1, whole genome shotgun sequence genomic window:
- the LOC107843218 gene encoding uncharacterized protein LOC107843218 isoform X2 → MAESHPNSGMTKKILVMFFIGILAFVYRAITPPPPRICGSSGGPPITSPRIKLSDGRHLAYKEQGVAKDQAKYKIVFIHGFDSCKHDVVIAHTLSHEVMQSLGIYIVSIDRPGYGESDPHPKRTPKTLALDIEELADQLELGSKFYVAGFSMGGQVVWGLLKYIPHRLAGAALLTPVINYWWPGFPSNLSTKSYYDQLLPDQWALRVFHYLPLLSYWWNTQKYFPSSSVAAHSPDIFLTQDTQLAPRFGASQEQYRGQIRQQGEFESLHRDGIVGFGTWEFDPMDLKNPFDNVHLWQGDEDGLVPVILQRYIAKKLPWIKYHEIKGGGHLFPYADGMGDKIIKTFLLGEKFQA, encoded by the exons ATGGCAGAGTCCCATCCTAATTCag gTATGACTAAGAAAATACTTGTAATGTTCTTCATTGGTATATTGGCATTTGTTTATCGCGCGATTACACCACCTCCTCCGAGGATTTGTGGCTCCTCCGGTGGCCCTCCGATCACTTCACCGCGTATAAAACTCTCCGATGGAAGGCATTTGGCTTATAAAGAACAAGGTGTTGCTAAAGATCAAGCAAAGTACAAGATTGTGTTCATTCATGGCTTTGATAGTTGCAAACATGATGTTGTTATTGCTCATACACTTTCTCAT GAAGTTATGCAGAGTTTGGGAATATATATTGTGTCAATTGATAGACCTGGTTATGGTGAAAGTGATCCACATCCAAAAAGAACACCAAAGACTTTAGCTCTTGATATTGAAGAATTAGCTGATCAATTGGAATTGGGATCTAAATTCTATGTTGCTGGATTTTCCATGGGTGGACAAGTTGTTTGGGGTCTTCTCAAGTATATTCCTCACAG ATTAGCAGGAGCAGCACTACTAACCCCTGTTATTAACTATTGGTGGCCTGGATTTCCATCAAATTTATCAACAAAATCATATTATGATCAACTTTTACCAGATCAATGGGCACTTAGAGTTTTTCACTATCTTCCATTGCTATCTTATTGGTGgaatacacaaaaatattttccatcttctAGTGTTGCAGCTCATAGCCCTGATATATTTTTAACTCAAGATACACAATTAGCACCAAGATTTGGAGCCTCACAAGAACAATATAGG GGACAAATTAGACAACAAGGTGAATTTGAATCACTTCATAGAGATGGAATAGTTGGATTTGGCACATGGGAATTTGATCCAATGGATTTAAAAAATCCATTTGATAATGTTCATTTATGGCAAGGTGATGAAGATGGACTTGTACCTGTTATATTACAAAGATATATTGCAAAAAAATTACCATGGAttaaatatcatgaaattaaaGGTGGTGGACATTTATTTCCTTATGCTGATGGTATGGGAGATAAAATTATCAAGACATTTTTACTTGGTGAAAAATTCCAAGCATAA